The Alnus glutinosa chromosome 8, dhAlnGlut1.1, whole genome shotgun sequence DNA segment TCTTAATGTTTGAAGGCGAACTTTGTTCACTTTATCAACTCCTTGGTAAGAGTTTTGGAGAATCTCCCATGCTTGCTTAGAGGTAGTTGCATTCGCCACCTTCTTGAACATAGCGTCAtccaaacattaataaataaggGTGAGAGCTTGTTGATCCTTCTTTCGAAGTTTCTGCAAAGCCTCTCTTTGATTAGGACTTAAAGGAATTTCGTCACCAGGCTCATCGTAGCCTTTTTCTACAATCTCCCAAGTATCTTGCAATCCAAGCAATGCCTTTATACGAATGCACCAATTATCAAAATTGTCTTTGGAAAGGTGAGGGAATTGAAATGGAAAGGTTGAATTGGCCATGTCTCTAGGATCAATAAGCtgtgctctaataccaatttgTTGGAAATTGCAAACCACACACAcactaagagagagaatgaaaaggaagagagacaataaattgatagaggactttatattcttttattcaatttaattaaaaaaaacttgcttgcatgggtatttataggatacaaatgaCCCTTCTAACTTTTTCACATTATTTTCATTCATTTACGTCTCATATAATTCCCATCTAACTCCCatgtaaaataactcttgaaaacccaaaagacacaacctcttcaagtcacttggtaacttacaagaataataaaagactcaaataaatgttattaaaattaagtttattattcaacaaGGGAACTTAtgctaacaaagaaaaaaattgtcccACTAGAAATGAGTTAACAACTTATGTAATTGACAAGAAAAGAGATGGGTAGCTTAATGTGCTGCTACAATCAAACATGAATGATATACCAGGAAAACTTATATTTTAtaagattttaaacaaaaaccaaaactaTGACCTCCCTTTCCCACCCACTTGCAACTTCAACCAAGGCCCAGgatctgaaaatgatttttaaaagatttaagAATTCCCTCTAAATTAGCattgttttgtctttgtttatgacattcatatataaaaatgacTGTCTTTTCTCGTTTTGACAAATTCAAtatgttgtttgtttgtaatatttttatggaaagaattggttttttagggtgttatttgttttctaattcatttaattataactttTCCTGCAGAGATCTCAGCTTTAACAAACTAAATGGAGAAATTCCACGCAGCTTTTCCAATCTACAAATTTCAAATTACATGTATGCATTttaaattatatgtatattttcaaattacagaACCATTTTTGTATAGATGAGAGACAGTGTGATCATTACCACATTACTGGGGATGAAGAAGGAAAAGTTTAATGGCCTGATCTATTAGGCAATCTCCAATTCGATTAACTAGATGACTCCTAGATTTTGGCCTTAAACGACCTCAAGTATAAaatcaggaaaaaaataatttattctttCGGCATCAAAGTTAAACTCAAACAAACTTTGGGCCCCAAAAAGAATTATCTATGGTGAAGTAAGTGAATGGCTTGTAAAATATAACGTGACACTAATGTGGCTTAAATACAACAAGTCAAGCTTTTTAGTTATAAGGGTTCTGTAAAAAGTTTGAAGTACATATTTTCATTGGATGTATATATCATCCATATGGGTAATTGAGAGCTGAAAATGTATTATTCTCTTAAATGCATACCCAGTCGGGTTAATGCTAAaggctaaaaaagaaaatgtaagtCCTTTCATGTCATTGAAATTATAGGTTTCCTTTAGTTAAATACTGAATGTTGACTTCAATAGAaggatttttcaaatttacttGCTAGTTAAAGTTGTTCCTCTTTCAAAGGAATGATGTAGCTAACTTGACACTCCATTCCATTTAATTTATCATTGTTAATATGAAATCatccaaggcatatatattcatttaatcATTTAGCCATTGGATGAGTTTTAACAAGATCTGATTTGTAATGCACAAACTACTTAATGATACTAAATTGTTCATATTGATTTTGTTTAGGTATTTAACTGGCAACTTGCTAACTGGACCTGTTGAGATGCTGACCAAAGACGCCAGCATGTAAGCTTCTTGTCCAAATTCTATATATTCAATTTGTTAACCAGACATTTtgacgtatttttttttttatcgtaaTCATTACGTGGTATTtcattaataatgataattgTGCTCGTATCTGAACAAAATGTATCTGTGTATGACCTCAGTAATATGTAGTTACTTGCATCCTTTGCTAGCACTTCGTCCATTTGATTGGTCTGAATGTCAAAATGTGAATTTCTTTCTTACAAGTTTTAATCATgtccatttaattaattatgaaaatgaaGGACTGAAAGAATATCAGATAAAGGAAATTTATTTCTTACAAGTTTTAATCATGTCCATGAATTTCTACTCCTAAAAGTTAACCCACTTGTTTCTACTCTCCTAGATTTTACTTCCAGAGGCTTTTTCTAAATATGTCAAAATGGCATCCCAACTTCAAAAACAGGATCCAAAGAATACGGATTTTCATTGGCATCCACTATTCTGGTATTTGTTTATGGGAATGTTAGTAACATATTTGCTTAGCTTATGATGATTGATTAGCAGCTAATCCCCTTATGAGTGGTGAAAAGAGCTTGTCGTTTTTCTACTTAAGTTCAGTTTAAAGTGTAATCTCTTGGATTGTATAGAATGAAGTATGAAAACAATTAAATCTGAATATTATCGTCTCTTCCAAGTATATAATGTACTATCTTGTATATTAAATTTTTCTGGTCCTGCTACATTATGGAAGATAATGAATCATGTTTGCTTCTTTTGAGTGCAGTGATCTTTCATATAACAAATTTACGGTTGGAGGATCAAGTTGTCAACCTAATCTGTAAGACTTTCTTCTAATTAAGCATGTTTGTCTGAATGCAAGCACTCATGGGCGTACTCACTAAACTTTTCTCTGTTATTTTCTGCAGGAACTTGTTTGCAAACTCTTTGATTGGCAATAACTCGTAAGTATCAACTTCATCTATCAAAAATATGCATGGCAGAATATTCTGATATTAACTTTCTTGTGCAATACCTTGATATGAGTAAACTCAAATCCACTTTTGATATTAACAATAACTTGTTTTGGACCTTAATTGTTCCAACAGTGGCCTGGATTCGTGTTTGGGAAGCTTTGGTTGTCCTGATCAAAGTAAGTTGAAATGCCATATATCTCGTCAAGATTGCTATATTCAATATAGTGTACCAACTCATCCTTTCCTCTCCCCACTCCTCACTCAATTGAAAGTATTGAATagatattctttcttttcttttttgatgaatatgAATTCTATAACGTCTACCTGTTTAGTTGTTACTAATCTGTTGTTGCTTTTATCCCAGAATTATACCAGCTTCATATAAATTGCGGCGGAGAAGAAGTAACCATTAATGGAACTACATATGATGCTGATACAGAACCAGGTGGACCTTCAAAATTCTACAAGCCGAGTCCACAATACTGGGCATTTAGCAGCACTGGTCACTTCTTGGATAATAATGTTGAGACTGACATTTATACTGTGCAAAATTCATCCAGGCTCTCTATGACCAGCCCTCAACTGTACACGAATGCACGcctttctcctctctctcttacTTATTATGCTTTTTGTATGAGAAATGGAAATTACACAGTAAACCTCCATTTTGCGGAGATAGTGTTCACTGATGACAAAACATATATAAGCTTGGGAAGGCGTATATTTGATATTTACATTCAGGTAATTATTACAATATACTTCCACTTTCATCAACCAATTTTCAGTTACTCAAGTAGTTGTTGTTAGCATGACATAAATGGATTATAATATTGTAGGGAAAGCTGGTATCGAAGGATTTCAACATTGCAAAAGAGGCTGGTGGAGTTGGTAaggcatttattaaaaattttaccgCTGCCGTGACTAATAATACCTTGGAGATCCGTTTGTACTGGGCTGGGAAGGGGACAACTGATATCCCAAGAAAAGGAAACTATGGTCCTCTTATTTCAGCTATTTATGCGGTTGATCCTGGTAGGTTTTAAGTTTTATGAGTTTGCGTTAACTTTCAATGGTTTGACAGTGAACCATTCTCATACTTGCTCATATCTTAGCATGTAAATTTATCTCTATTTATTTGGGAACATTTAAGAAAGCATGATGCTAATTATATTTCATTAATTTCCTTAAAGTATTTGATTTgaaccttttaatttctttatggTATCCTAGATCGAtgtatttgtcttttttatccacattttatcattatattttatattttttaagtttgatgTGTACTAGTTCACGAAATCATATTCAAAAATCATATTGATGAATAAGAGAATGAAAtcctttttgttgtttattttcattgtaactcttatgttttttttcttcaaacagATTTCATGCCGCCATTAGAAAATGGAATTGGTATATCTCAGCAATCAATGGTCGGGATTGTCGTTGCTGGAGCTTTTGTTCTATTTGCAATTGGTATCCTCTAGTGGAAATGTCGTCTGGGACTGAAAGATAAGATGGAACAAGGTATTTGCAAGGCAATTAATATTGTTATtatatagataaatatttatttctgATATGTTCTTTGGattctttagtttttatttttttctccattgAGCACTTTGCATGTACACTTGTAGGATGAAATaaattccttatatatatatatagaaggtaTATATATCAAACTATTTGTCAACCCCTAATTTTTTCGAGTGGAAACAGCTAACTTACTCGTCATCTATTTAGTTATAGTACTTTTTAAAATGTCTTAAACTACGAGGAATGTTAagaattttataaatttctttgACATGCTTCTATATCTGACTTGGTATCTTCCTTAGTTTGAACTTGCAAACTGGTACATCCACCTTAAGAAAAATCAAAGCTGCAACAAACAACTTTGATGCTACGAATAAAACTAGGGAAGTTGGTTTTGGTTATGTTTATAAGCTATTTGCAAAGTAAATATTTTTCATTGCAAGTTTCTTATTgtagttctttctttttgaagtGTTTCCTTATTCATATATGACAAAAGTTTATGTTTCCCAAATGTAGGGCCTTCTGTCAGATGGCACCATAATTGTAATGAAACAACTTAATTCCTTCCAAATCAAAGCAATGAAATCGTGAGTTTGTGAATGACTCGAATGACATAGCATGTGTTATACAAATATCAACCTCTGTAATAAGTTTCTAAATGTACGTTTTAACTCGTAAATGCACATGATCAAACAAATAGTATTACTaacaaatacgagatcattcctaCGAGGATTGGATTAATTGTGTTTAAAGATAATTTCCTAAAGCTTCTATctaaatgaaacaaaacaatTAACAAATTTGAATAAACATTCAAGATTGCACTAGTGAAATAAAATCGTAAAAGATATTTGAAACTAGAATTTAAATAATGAGAAAATAAGTTAAGGCTTCGATATTCACcgctaattatttttttttcaaacaaataacTCGCAAAATGTTACAAATTAGATTTAGATGCTTAATGTTTGTCAACTTAAGGACATGGTATCTACTTCTTAAGCTATTGATTTTCTTAAGCAACAAGTTAGGCATGGGTGTCTCTAACTCTTTTCATTCTCAAAGTATTTAGCATGGCATCTATTAAGTTTCAATTCAAGAAAGTAtaaaacaatgaaaacaaaCACACGAAACCttgaacatggtatctattctggtttttcatgttgattaatcccaAGAACCGATAATTGGTTCCTTCGTCACTTAATGTAGGCACAAGACTCGCTCATCTAAATTTCCATAAATAACAATCTCTATATAACATATGTATATGATGATTAAGCATAACACATAAGCCATACgaagaatgaaataaaactTGAAAGTAATCAGTTAAGcatcacaaaaataatttgtaacaaagcaaattgaaaTCCTTAAGAAAACATGACTTGGCCTTCAATTGAGCCCTAACTAAAATatttagttacacataattctAATGAAAAGTATCAACATCACAAAACAatagataaaagaaataaaagacaacTCCTCTATGATGATAATCCTTAGAAAACAAGAGATGACATGCGTGAAGACGGCCACCTTAGaagaaaatttagaaagaaaaaaaaaaagtgcctcCTTTTAAGTCTTTTAAACATGTATTTATAGAGCCCTCAACAAAACCCTATCAATTGAATGTGTgcctatttttgttttctgatttTTCCCTAGACTTATTTAGGCACTCAACTTCCTTTTCAAGCGGTGCAAATCCCCAACAAATCGGAATTTAATACCTCATTCAAGTCTGTCACGTTGACATCACGCACAACCTGACCTTTGTTTACTAAAATTGTCATTGCATTGtctagaaaaattatttttacgaGCCGTAAAATTCTCTAGAAAATAGACATATGgatctttccaaaaatatagTTTAGTCCGCAAAGATGACTGTCTGTACAGGCAATTCTGAGAATTTAGTGAGGCTCATTTTCACCCTTTGCTAGTGACAACATGACTTAGCCAAATACTCAATTTATCTTTAACGGTAcaaaaatgatgggttttgtTACACTTCTCTTGCAAAACCTGAAAGCATgtaaaacactacaaaaaatcaaattgaaacaaggcTAAAGTATTAAcgtatgcaaattaaggggcttaAATGTGTAAAATTCAGCGTTTATCACACCCtgaaacttacatattgctaatCCCTTAGTAatacaaaactgaaaataaaataattacctaCTTTcgtctttcgtgggatgtatgAATgtatttagcgtatgcaacaagccttttaaacccctaggcatCTCTAGAGGACGAGTAAAATCTCGTGAGGGTTTAATATAAATGCTACCCAGAAACATTTATGTCACAAATATGTTATCAAAAAGAATAATGAATCACATTAACAATGTTTTTCATTCATTAATAAGCTTAAATTGACAAACTCCATTTTCAAGATGTCTAAAATAATTCAAAGTCTAATCACTCACAGCTGGCTAGTATAGACTTTACAAGATTAACTAGTGTAAAATGAATTATCACATAATCCAATGTTTCAACTCGATCCTAATATGCAGATATcattatctcaaaattcaatggaATCTCCGTCAAATAAATGACCAAGGCAATATCACATCAGACATGATgacttccttttgttttgttttgttttattattattattattactctttttcaaatttttttttttaaacacaagttgtgcaatgcttagctcccttaagctttctaattagCCCATATATCGAGTGTTAGGCCAATGACTTCCAACCCAGATGGCTTTAGAGCACTAAGTGTAAAGTACCCTTaaagcttactaactcgagcTAAAAAGGCTAAAAAGCTAAACTAACCATGTCATTAACCAATCCAAACCGTTCACCTTTTGACTCGAAAACTCATTGCTTGGtagcaagaggcccggttactcagcaAATAACTTAGAAAAGTCAATATTTATCATTGTTTGTCATGCCATTATTCATTGCCAATAACTCATGCCAAGAAGTGGTCATGGTGATGATCAATGTGGATCTCCGATGTGCCAATACTTCTGCTGCAGTTAGGCCTATCATGCCTTCGGTGGTGAGCATGCTTGAGGGCAAAATTGTTGTTCCAATGTTGGTTTTAGGTCCAAGTGTCTCAAATAATGAAATGAAAGAGGAATTGTGGGAGCATTTTCAACGAATTGTACAACAGAATAGGAGTGGAAACCAGACAGAGAGTATCTCAACGAATGGCCAAAGGATTGCTTCTTCTACCTCTGCCGCTGATCTATATCCAATCAATTTGGATTCTGATTACTCGGGGAAAAGAGCTTTGAGAAGTTGAAGGAGCTCCATCTCTCAATTTGGTCGTCAATATTATAAATCTTAACTTGCAATGGTTTATGgtatgtttttcatttttaatttactAGTTCTCTCGGATTACCTTTGTGAAAG contains these protein-coding regions:
- the LOC133876195 gene encoding probable LRR receptor-like serine/threonine-protein kinase At1g29720 encodes the protein MVMINVDLRCANTSAAVRPIMPSVVSMLEGKIVVPMLVLGPSVSNNEMKEELWEHFQRIVQQNRSGNQTESISTNGQRIASSTSAADLYPINLDSDYSGKRALRS